One genomic region from Salvelinus sp. IW2-2015 linkage group LG24, ASM291031v2, whole genome shotgun sequence encodes:
- the LOC111951300 gene encoding branched-chain-amino-acid aminotransferase, cytosolic produces the protein MASSTAVPSSAANTPSLKGXGIDVSTSNGMEDSVHSFKAADLVIELSQTHKAKPDLTNLVFGTVFSDHMLTIEWTSNGGWQKPHIKPFGNLSLHPACSAMHYAVQLFEGMKAYRDADDKVRLFRPMLNMNRMFKSAERACLPAFDRAELVECIRRLVQVDLEWVPKSDSASLYIRPTFLGTEPSLGVKKPSRALLYVILSPVGSYFSTGAKPVSLWADSKYIRAWRGGTGDCKMGGNYGASIYAQYEAVDYGCQQVLWLYGDDHQITEVGTMNMFLFWNNEHGEEELATPPLDGIILPGITRQSILELTRKWGEFKVCERYLTMADLRCALKESRVKEMFGSGTACVVSPVGRILYQGENLHIPCQEDFPQLASRLMKELTDIQMDG, from the exons ATGGCGAGTTCTACAGCCGTCCCCTCATCAGCAGCGAACACTCCATCTCTCAAG GGCWCTGGTATAGATGTATCCACCAGTAACGGCATGGAAGACAGTGTCCACAGCTTCAAG GCGGCTGACCTGGTCATTGAGCTGTCCCAGACCCACAAGGCCAAACCTGACCTGACCAATCTGGTGTTTGGAACTGTGTTCTCTGACCACATGTTGACCATAGAGTGGACCAGCAATGGAGGCTGGCAGAAACCTCACATCAAGCCCTTTGGTAACCTGTCTCTCCACCCGGCCTGCTCAGCCATGCACTATGCTGTGCAG TTGTTTGAGGGTATGAAGGCATACCGAGATGCTGATGACAAAGTGCGTCTCTTCAGACCCATGCTCAACATGAACCGTATGTTCAAGTCTGCAGAGAGGGCCTGCCTGCCG gCCTTTGACAGGGCAGAGTTGGTAGAGTGTATCAGGAGGCTGGTACAGGTGGATCTGGAGTGGGTACCCAAGTCAGACTCTGCCAGTCTCTACATCCGACCCACTTTCCTGGGTACTGAG CCATCTCTAGGAGTGAAGAAGCCATCCCGTGCTCTGCTTTATGTGATCCTGAGTCCTGTTGGTTCCTATTTCAGTACAGGAGctaagcctgtctctctctgggccGACTCCAAATACATCAGAGCCTGGAGAGGAGGGACTGGAGACTGTAAGATGGGAGG GAACTACGGAGCATCTATCTACGCCCAGTATGAAGCAGTGGATTATGGGTGCCAGCAGGTCCTCTGGCTGTACGGAGACGACCATCAAATCACAGAGGTCGGAACCATGAACATGTTCCTCTTCTGGAATAATGAGCATGGAG AGGAGGAGCTGGCAACGCCCCCTCTGGATGGAATAATCCTACCTGGGATCACGCGGCAGAGCATCCTGGAACTCACCAGGAAatgg GGGGAGTTTAAGGTGTGTGAGCGGTACCTGACCATGGCAGACCTCCGCTGTGCTCTGAAAGAGAGCCGTGTTAAGGAGATGTTTGGCTCTGGTACTGCTTGTGTGGTCAGTCCTGTGGGGCGCATACTCTACCAGGGAGAG aaccTACATATCCCCTGCCAGGAGGATTTCCCCCAGCTGGCCTCTAGACTGATGAAGGAGCTCACAGATATACAG ATGGATGGATga